The Streptococcaceae bacterium ESL0687 genome has a segment encoding these proteins:
- a CDS encoding toxic anion resistance protein: MVEPDAFKQEQMKSTTLSTLSPDEIEQAKKLVEGLDENDSQSVIQYGTNAQKKIGDFSQSVLDKVQAQDLGEVGSSLTDLMFRLKEADTNDLVAEDKGFFSKMFGKVKKSVFEITQKYQKIGAGIDKIAGKLDYEQAVLLADNKVLEDLYDENLNYFKALNVYIAGAELKMMELDEETIPQARLKAQEASEDALAIQKISDLEAYRNRLDKRTYDLRLVRQITIQQAPQIRLIQNTNQELAEKIQTSINTAIPLWKNQVAIALTLLKQKDALTSQRIVSETTNDLMAKNSEMLKTSALEAARENERGVVDIETLKKTQDDLIYTIQETLRIQAEGSRKRRESEVELAKMEEDIKVKLLEVSGK; encoded by the coding sequence ATGGTAGAGCCTGATGCTTTCAAGCAAGAGCAAATGAAGTCTACAACCTTATCGACTTTGAGTCCAGATGAGATTGAGCAGGCTAAGAAGTTAGTTGAAGGGCTGGATGAAAATGATTCCCAGTCGGTTATTCAATATGGTACCAATGCCCAAAAAAAGATTGGGGATTTTTCTCAGTCAGTTTTAGACAAGGTTCAGGCCCAAGACTTGGGTGAGGTCGGTTCAAGCCTTACTGATTTGATGTTTCGCTTGAAGGAAGCAGATACCAATGATTTGGTTGCTGAGGATAAGGGATTTTTCAGTAAGATGTTTGGAAAGGTTAAAAAATCTGTTTTTGAAATTACCCAGAAATATCAAAAAATTGGGGCAGGAATTGATAAAATTGCAGGCAAGCTTGACTATGAACAGGCAGTTTTATTGGCTGATAATAAGGTTTTAGAAGATCTTTATGATGAAAATTTAAATTATTTTAAGGCCTTGAATGTTTATATAGCTGGAGCTGAGCTTAAAATGATGGAACTTGATGAGGAGACGATTCCCCAAGCTAGACTTAAGGCCCAGGAAGCTAGTGAGGATGCTTTGGCCATTCAAAAAATTAGTGATCTTGAAGCTTATAGAAATCGTTTGGACAAAAGAACCTACGACTTACGCTTGGTTAGGCAGATAACCATTCAGCAGGCACCGCAAATTCGCTTGATTCAAAATACCAACCAGGAGCTGGCTGAAAAGATTCAAACTTCAATCAATACTGCCATTCCCCTATGGAAGAATCAGGTTGCTATAGCTTTAACCCTTTTAAAACAAAAGGATGCTTTGACAAGTCAGCGGATTGTTTCTGAAACGACCAATGATTTGATGGCTAAAAATAGTGAGATGTTAAAAACTTCAGCCCTTGAAGCAGCTAGAGAAAACGAACGAGGAGTGGTTGATATTGAAACCCTCAAGAAAACTCAAGATGACCTAATTTATACTATCCAGGAAACCTTGAGGATCCAAGCCGAAGGAAGCCGCAAACGCCGGGAATCAGAAGTTGAACTGGCAAAAATGGAAGAAGATATCAAGGTCAAATTACTAGAAGTAAGTGGCAAATAA
- the nagA gene encoding N-acetylglucosamine-6-phosphate deacetylase — MMKYIKADRFFYPYEVKGPGYLEITGKKFGSYVTDVPEGLEAEIVDYSGYSISPGLVDTHIHGFAGVDIMDNNIEGVLGDMSLGLLETGVTSFLATTLTGDHALLKEVAENLGKNYKKAQGAKIQGIYFEGPYFTEEYKGAQNPRYFSDPSVEEFRLWQEASGGIIKKIALAPERDGVEDFVNKISRDGVAVALGHSNGTLEDATRAVEAGASVWVHAYNGMRGLSHREVGMVGSMFELPHTYAELICDGHHVHPKACDILIKQKGHEHVALITDCMRAGGQADGDYKLGEFDVIVKDGTARLKDGGNLAGSILQLKDALKNVVAWGLASPEEAIRMATLIPALSSKIDDKCGRLKEGRDADFIVLDEKMDLVSTWIDGVCRYKR; from the coding sequence ATTATGAAATACATAAAAGCGGATAGGTTCTTTTATCCTTATGAGGTTAAGGGTCCAGGATACCTTGAAATTACAGGTAAAAAATTTGGTAGCTATGTGACTGATGTACCTGAGGGATTGGAGGCTGAAATAGTCGACTACAGTGGTTACTCGATTAGTCCAGGTTTGGTTGACACCCACATCCACGGCTTTGCTGGAGTTGATATTATGGATAATAATATTGAAGGGGTTTTAGGTGACATGAGCCTAGGACTTCTTGAGACAGGAGTGACTAGCTTTTTAGCCACTACCCTCACAGGGGATCATGCCCTTTTAAAAGAAGTAGCAGAGAATCTTGGAAAAAATTACAAGAAGGCCCAAGGGGCAAAAATTCAGGGTATCTACTTTGAAGGTCCCTATTTTACAGAAGAATATAAGGGTGCACAAAATCCTAGATACTTTTCTGACCCCTCTGTCGAAGAGTTTAGACTGTGGCAAGAAGCTTCAGGAGGAATTATTAAAAAGATTGCCCTTGCACCAGAAAGAGACGGGGTAGAAGATTTTGTTAATAAAATCAGCCGAGATGGCGTGGCTGTAGCCTTGGGTCATTCTAATGGAACCCTAGAGGATGCTACTCGGGCTGTTGAGGCTGGGGCAAGTGTCTGGGTTCATGCCTATAATGGAATGCGCGGTTTAAGCCACAGGGAAGTTGGTATGGTTGGTTCCATGTTTGAGCTTCCTCATACCTATGCTGAGTTAATTTGTGATGGCCATCATGTTCATCCTAAGGCTTGTGATATTTTAATTAAGCAAAAGGGTCATGAGCATGTAGCCCTTATAACTGACTGCATGAGGGCTGGTGGTCAAGCTGATGGAGACTATAAGTTAGGCGAATTTGACGTTATTGTTAAAGATGGTACTGCCCGCCTGAAAGATGGTGGTAATCTTGCTGGAAGTATCCTACAGTTAAAGGATGCCCTTAAAAATGTTGTAGCTTGGGGGCTAGCAAGTCCTGAGGAAGCCATAAGGATGGCCACTCTTATTCCAGCCCTATCTTCAAAAATTGATGATAAATGCGGCCGTCTCAAGGAAGGTCGCGACGCTGACTTTATTGTTTTAGATGAAAAAATGGATCTTGTATCCACTTGGATTGACGGAGTTTGCCGCTATAAAAGATAG
- a CDS encoding AAA family ATPase, producing the protein MLCQNCKKNEATIHLYTTVDGKKHQTDLCQKCYQELKVGGRTNLFDGPQNSNTSDENNRQYNPFEDLFGTLNREFQIGYGQVPPTQTGGANGGGKGPRKPRSSKPSLLDEFGINITDFARQGKIDPVIGRDQEITRVIEILNRRTKNNPVLIGEPGVGKTAVVEGLAQKIIDEDVPQKLLGKEVIRLDVVSLVQGTGVRGQFEERMQKLLEEIKERDDVILFIDEIHEIVGAGSTGDGSMDAGNILKPALARGEVQMVGATTLNEYRIIEKDAALERRMQPVKVDEPSVDETITILKGIQKRYEDYHHVNYTDEAIIQAVQLSNRYIQDRFLPDKAIDLLDEAGSKKNLTLRFLDPDDLTRKIEEAENQKNEAMVLEDFEKAAFFRDQISKLKVLREESGEKVDTPVISEKDIEAIIEQKTSIPVGNIKEKEQSQLINLASDLKAHVIGQDDAVDKISKAIRRNRIGLGKDNRPIGSFMFVGPTGVGKTELAKQLAKELFGSEDSMIRFDMSEYMEKHSVAKLIGAPPGYVGYEEAGQLSEKVRRNPYSLILLDEIEKAHPDVMHMFLQVLDDGRLTDAQGRTISFKDAIIIMTSNAGSGKVEASVGFGAAREGRTNSVLGQLGDFFSPEFMNRFDGIIEFKPLDKENLLKIVDLMLAGVNGQLAKNDIHLDVTDKAKEKLVDLGYDPAMGARPLRRTIQDNIEDGVADFYLENPDNNRLVADLNKDDKIVIRKKRGRKKKADLKNDKLAQAEQAELVE; encoded by the coding sequence ATGCTTTGTCAAAACTGTAAAAAAAATGAAGCTACAATCCATCTATACACAACTGTAGATGGAAAAAAACACCAAACAGATCTCTGCCAAAAATGCTATCAAGAGTTAAAGGTTGGAGGTCGAACCAATCTTTTTGATGGTCCTCAAAATTCTAATACTAGTGATGAAAATAACCGCCAATACAATCCCTTTGAAGATTTATTTGGAACCTTAAATAGGGAATTTCAAATAGGCTATGGTCAGGTTCCACCAACTCAAACAGGTGGTGCTAACGGCGGAGGCAAGGGGCCAAGGAAACCAAGGAGCTCTAAACCTTCCCTTCTAGATGAATTTGGCATCAATATTACTGATTTTGCTAGGCAGGGGAAAATTGATCCTGTAATCGGACGTGATCAAGAAATCACAAGAGTAATTGAAATCCTAAATAGGAGAACTAAAAATAATCCAGTCTTAATTGGGGAGCCTGGAGTTGGTAAAACGGCAGTTGTTGAAGGACTTGCCCAAAAGATCATTGATGAAGACGTTCCGCAAAAACTTCTTGGAAAAGAAGTTATCAGGCTTGATGTAGTAAGCCTTGTCCAAGGTACAGGAGTTCGTGGACAATTTGAAGAGAGGATGCAAAAGCTTCTTGAGGAAATAAAAGAGCGTGATGATGTAATTTTATTCATTGATGAAATTCACGAAATCGTTGGGGCTGGAAGTACCGGTGACGGAAGTATGGATGCAGGAAATATTCTAAAGCCTGCCCTTGCTCGAGGTGAAGTTCAGATGGTCGGGGCAACAACCTTAAATGAATACAGGATAATTGAAAAAGACGCAGCCCTTGAAAGAAGGATGCAGCCTGTAAAAGTTGATGAGCCAAGTGTTGATGAGACCATTACCATCCTCAAAGGAATTCAAAAGAGATATGAGGACTATCACCATGTTAACTACACTGATGAGGCTATAATTCAAGCTGTCCAACTATCTAATCGCTATATTCAAGATAGGTTCCTGCCTGATAAGGCAATTGACCTTCTTGATGAGGCCGGTTCTAAGAAAAATCTAACCCTTCGCTTCCTTGATCCAGATGATTTGACTAGAAAAATCGAAGAGGCTGAAAATCAAAAGAATGAGGCCATGGTACTTGAAGACTTTGAAAAGGCAGCTTTCTTCCGAGATCAGATTTCTAAACTTAAGGTTTTAAGGGAGGAAAGTGGTGAAAAAGTGGACACGCCTGTAATTTCTGAAAAGGATATTGAGGCCATTATTGAGCAAAAAACCAGTATTCCTGTTGGAAATATTAAGGAAAAAGAACAAAGTCAATTAATAAATTTAGCCAGTGACTTAAAGGCTCATGTGATTGGTCAAGATGATGCTGTTGATAAGATTTCAAAGGCTATTCGTCGTAACCGAATTGGTCTTGGTAAGGACAATCGTCCAATTGGATCATTTATGTTTGTAGGTCCTACTGGAGTCGGAAAAACTGAGCTTGCCAAACAACTTGCCAAGGAGTTATTTGGATCAGAAGACAGCATGATTCGCTTTGATATGAGCGAATACATGGAAAAACATAGTGTGGCCAAACTTATTGGAGCTCCTCCTGGATATGTAGGATATGAAGAAGCAGGTCAACTTTCAGAGAAGGTTCGCCGCAACCCATATTCTCTTATTCTTCTGGATGAAATTGAAAAAGCCCATCCTGATGTTATGCATATGTTCCTTCAAGTCTTAGATGACGGACGTCTAACTGATGCTCAAGGTCGAACAATCAGCTTCAAGGATGCAATCATCATTATGACCAGTAATGCTGGAAGTGGTAAGGTTGAAGCCAGTGTTGGTTTTGGAGCAGCCCGTGAGGGACGGACAAACTCTGTCTTAGGTCAACTGGGAGATTTCTTTAGCCCTGAGTTTATGAACCGTTTTGATGGAATCATTGAATTTAAACCTTTAGATAAAGAAAATCTTCTTAAGATTGTTGATTTGATGCTTGCTGGAGTTAATGGTCAACTTGCTAAAAATGACATTCACTTGGATGTAACTGATAAAGCCAAGGAAAAATTAGTCGATTTAGGTTATGATCCAGCCATGGGGGCAAGGCCACTTCGTAGGACCATCCAAGATAATATTGAGGACGGTGTGGCTGATTTCTACCTGGAAAATCCAGATAATAATAGGCTGGTTGCTGATTTGAACAAAGATGACAAGATTGTTATTAGAAAAAAACGAGGACGCAAGAAAAAAGCAGACCTCAAAAATGACAAATTGGCCCAAGCTGAACAAGCAGAATTAGTAGAGTAA